tatcttgattatgctCATCGTAATGGTTTTAGTGTGCGCAAAAATCGAATTAGTagatcaagaaaagataaatccATTATTGGTCAAGAGTTTGTTGTTCAAAAGAAGGATttcgtttaaaaaaatgtaaccaAGCATGCAATTGTGATTAAATCATGGGCCGTATTTAatagtgtttgattttgtttgCTTACTCTTATAAGTTTGAATATGTTCATTTTGTTGCACTTTATGTTTCTGGAATagtttcatattaatattttgctAACATTGCTTCAATGGCAACAAGTACCggttcttataaaaaaaaataatatgttggcAATGATTTTCTTTGAAGGATTGAAGTGCTTTCCAATaagaaaacacaagaaattatgtattttttatttttggtaagacaaataagaatcctaattaaatttgtacaattaatttataattcaagttaccatataacattctgttattatttttattttaatattaataatattaaaatatattaattaaaaaaattaaatatttccaaaaataatatgcCCGTGTAATTTTTTATCCACCGTCGGTGGATAGTAgttaaactcaaaaaaaaatactcgatatatatataagaagatattttaattataacttttaaaattagtgAGATTTTGAATTTAGGATAACACTTATATTTGGATGgttattgtgtatttttttgggtaatGTTCTTATTAGATtgtgttatattattttctcatattaaatataatatttgagtaATCGTATTATTTTAtctcatatttataatttaagtaataaatttatttgaaaagcAAAATACTAcgtaaaaattattatgaaaataatgaataaaagataaaatataattattatatagtaataaataaagataaatcagaaaaaaatattaaagtaacaAGTATAACCAAGTATTACATAAAATAGgttgttttttttcattatctaatgagaattttaaattatcttttaatttttctttttcttttttcaatatattaaaattaccaTGGCTATAAATTTGAAGTAGTAGCAAAAAGATCACATGATGGATTTTTATAAGATAACTATAAAGTGTTGATACGATCTTAAGAAGATGACTATAAAGTGTTTACATGAATTTAAGAATAAGTAAGCTTTAAAGTCGTAGCTTACTGGTTTTTCCATCATCCAATCTACAGCTCCTTAACCAAATTCAAATTCTGAAAGAAGAGTTAATTTTAACgaatttgaaataaattgaattttattatggAGATCGAATATCaagtgaaattaaaaaaaaaaaacaaatgaatatgTTGAAGACATAGTTTGCCGAAGTAAATGAGATTTGACTTGAAGTAGCAAGCATgtcaaattaaatgaaatttgcCTTCGTTTATGACGTGTTCAGTTAGCGACAAATTTAGAGCACATTTAATGAAAGTTCATTAACTTTTGCAATGATTTaagaaatcaattattttttccgttttattttatgttgaatCAAATTAATAACGAAACTCAAAATCAATCTTAAATTCTAGAATGATCTTTGTTACCGTGATGGTATACAGTGTCACACAATAATTTTGTTATCCACACAACTTAAAAGCTATGTTGTAAATTGTCTTGGTATtactaatttataaaaaataattactctaCGTACATTTGATAAAAGTGAAACGATACAGAGAAAATTGATTCTTGTCTAAGGAGAAACAATCAATTCCTTCCAAAATCGTAAGTTTTCTTCATATTAGTTTCAATTTAATGTGCTAgatcaaatgtttttttttccttcttaatAGCTTTGCTGTTGCCTGTTTTTCTTTGATTGTACTcaaatttttctcaaattctctaaAAATATTGTCTTGTTAGAGTTAGACAATCTCTCTTTTAAGTTTGTGTCGTAAGAATCAATGATACGTTGAAAATCGTCTCTTCAAGCTTTGATGGGCATAGTTACGAATCAATGATTCGTTGAAAATCATCTCTTCACGCTTTGATGGGCATAATTACTCAGTATTTGTGTCTGATAAAAAGTAGCAGGAATGCATAGAATTAGTTGAGGCATAGTTTACTTGAACATAccacaattatatatattgtattttcctttttcacATAATGTATTAAGTAATCCAAATATGTGTTCCACAAATATATTAGGTATAGATAATTTATGTAGAGAGATTTTGAACTTCGCGATCATAAgattaaaagttaatttaatgACTGGGGTATAGAATCTTTATTACTTATTTGCACACAATAGTTAGATGGatgattttgaaattcatggagAAAAAAGTAAGTTTAACAGATGACTTCTGCTTACAAAAAcgttaaaaatttaagattattcatttttaagattatcaagtacaattttctttttatatacttgcataataattaaaagacaATCATCTTTTAACTTTCTTCATACACAACTAGTTAAGAAGTTTCAATATTAAAATCaccatgatttttaattttaactaatataggtagatttttataaaaagattaTTAAGTCTGGGATATTTAATTTTCACTTCGTCTTTAAGAATGAAGTTAAAGAAAAACATAGCgtgtaaaaataaatgaaatttgacTTGGCGTGACGTAATATAACATATTAAAGTACATTATACTTGAATTGATTTATAACGTATTCAACTAGTGACCAATTTAGAACAAACTGGACGAAAGTTCAGTTACTTTTGCAATACATtaagaaatcaatattttttttttcattttgttttatgtGACTTccaattaatttcaaaaaatcataaattttaaaatctagaTTCATCTTTATATTAATCATAATGATACGTTATATCACATTAATGAAGTGATTTGGTTCTCCACacaatttaaaaagttatattataaATACCTATACAAAATGATTGTTCTACACGCATCTGATAAAATTGAAACAACATGAAAACAATAAACTCTAGAGCTAAGTTGTAAATTGCATTGGTTTTTATCAATCTATTAAGAATGATTTTCTCTACGCACATACGATAAAATTGAAACGACGCAGACAAAAACAACTCTAAAGAAAAAAGGGGATGAAAGTTGTATATCTCAAAATATTGAGAGAAGAATGACATTTTTGCAAAGTTTTAGGTCATAAAATGAAATAGCTCAAATTGCAAACTATTCTTCTCTATTGTTTTTTGCCATGAGAAGATAAATCAacaaagcagaaattatgagaATGCCCCATCTTTAACAGGTAATTTCATTTTCCCCCCAATTTTAAGGAAATCTAGAAACCCAATTTTGCATTTGTTCCCATAAATTTTACCTAATTCTATTTCTTGTCTAAACTGAAATGATAAATTACTTCCAAAATTGTAagtttttcttcatattaatttcaattctatgtgcttaattacATGTTTTATCCcccttcttcctttttttctttgattgtaCCCAAATTCTGCTCGTACTCTTTCAAAATGTTGATGCTCTTGTGTTACTTTAATGAATATAGTTACTCGATACTTGTATCCGTTGGAAAAGTATCCATACAATCAGTAGAGGCTTAGTTTGTTGTCCATAAGTTATTTCGAAATAAATTATTCTAGACGTGTAATAGTTATCCATcactaatatataaataatgaaataaataatttacctGATAAAATAATCTCGCATTTTATGCGGGAATTATTATAGTTTATACCTCACACCAAGCTATAAGTGAATTGATTAGTTTTAAAGTTGTTGCACTCGGACCGATAACGATCTAACACATACATAACATTTTTAGAAAATCCGAGCAAAATAGTGTAGCATTATAATTCCTTTTCCCCATGAGACCTTATCATTTTTAAGCTTTAGTGATTGAGTTACTCGATACTCGATACCTGTGTTGTGCTGGTGGAAGGTAACAAAGTATCtgtggaattagtcgaggtgcaaTGTGGCCTTGATTGAAGCTTAGTTTCAAAGTTGTTACTCCAACTGTTAAGACTGTTATGTTGTTCCCCTTAGTTATAACTTGTTAGTACTTAATATGCTAAAAGGTTTCAACTTTTCAACTATTTATCTTTTGCATAGGTTGCTATTTTTTGTTATGCAATTAGTTCTTAGTTATAGTATTGCTGCAACATCAGGAGCTGGTGTCAAGTTGTTCGTCCAATCGTTGGTTTAGCATACATTTTATGTTGCCTTCGTCGTGATGGCtgcaaaaaaaatcattgcAATATGTCAATCTGGTGGAGAATTTGTGACGAATAATGAAGACGGTTCTTTGAGTTATATGGGAGGGAATGCACATGCTGTAGACATCGATGAGAATACGAATGTGGATGCCTTTAAGCAAGAACTAACAGATACACTTAAGTTTAACGTTGATAGAATGGCTATCAAGTATTTTCTTCCGGGGAATAAAAAGAAACTCATCACGGTATCCAAAGATAAGGATTTACAACGCATGGTTAACTTCTTCAAGGATTCCGAGCAAGTAGAAGTCTTTGTAGTTGCAGAAGGAGTTGGTGCACCCAATGTTTCCAATATGCTTGCTAGCAggtgttttttcttcttcttatggTCGAGTTCAGTTTCTTTTCTTTCGTTTTCTTACTTGTATTGCtgcagatataaataaatagaagtTTTCTCGCTCTAACGGTTTAAGATTTTAAAGATAGTGGACGAGGTTTCTCAAGCTTCGAAGGGTGCTAAACCAAAGCATAAGCTTTAACTTATAAGGAAACATAAAGGGGTAAATAGTATTAGAGCAGATAGAGATTTTGAGCTCAATTATCACTCTTACCATTAGCAAGAATACTTCTACGTGGAGTTAGTCGATGTGTGTGTAAACTAGCTCGAACACCATggttattaaaaagaaaagaatactTTCCATGTGCTTGGACCAAGTAAAAGAATCAAACCTGCATGTGAAAGAGGCATGTTGCAGACATACAATTGTTCCCTATCTAACAACTTAAGGTTTTAGATGAGATAAACGCATAACATATTTTGAACACGCATATCTTGAATATTGCTTTTTCGTTTACcttttttctacaaatagttAACCTTGAATTCCAAAATTTTCAGTTCAATGTTTGTGTTAGTGATTGCTTTAACTTAATGAGGGTGTTTGATAGGATGCATTAGAAAAAATAACGCATAGATTAGCTTTGTGTATTACTAATGTCTGCATTACTAATGCACCCTAACAAACGACCCCAATATGTGAGAATCAGGACTTTCCTTTACTGCAATTTGATTTCTAATGCATCTGTGTCCTGCTGAATAATTCACGTCGAGCAGGACAACTATGTCAGAGACAGCACTTTCTCCTGCTACCCCTGTGGATTTGACAAACCGTGACAGTCAGCTTGTGGTTGATGCACCATTAGATATTCTTCCGAGTAGCAATGACGACAAGCACCGTAGGGCAGCTACACAGTGGGAAAACACTATTACTGGCGTGGACCAAAGATTCTGTAGTTTTACTGAATTTCGTGAAGCCTTACATAAGTACTCAATTGCCCATGgatttacatataaatacaaGAAGAATGATAGTCACAGAGTAACGGTTAAATGCAAGTCTGAGGGTTGTCCTTGGCGTATATATGCATCAAGGTTGGCTACCACCCAGCTGATATGtattaagaaaatgaataaaaacCATACATGTGAAGGAGCTGCTGTGAAAGCCGGATATCGAGCAACAAGGGGATGGGTGGGAAATATAATTAAGGAAAAGTTGAAATTTTCTCCCAATTACAAGCCAAAGGATATCGCCACTGACATTGAACGTGAATATGGCATTCATTTGAACTATTCTCAGGCGTGGCGTGCAAAAGAGATTGCAAGAGAGCAACTTCAGGGTTCTTACAAAGAAGCATACAGCCAGTTACCGTCATTCTGTGAGAAAATCGTGGAAACTAATCCTGGTAGTCTTGCTACATTTGCCACAAAGGAGGACTCTAGTTTTCACCGGCTATTTGTCTCCTTTCATGCTTCAATATATGGCTTTCAACAGGGCTGCCGCCCTCTTCTTTTCCTTGATAACACTGTTCTCTATGCAAAATATCAAGGAACCCTGTTGGCTGCCGTCGGTGTTGATGGAAATGATGGTGTCTTTCCAGTAGCTTTTGCAGTTGTAGATGAGGAGACAGATGACAACTGGCATTGGTTTCTTTCTGAACTTAAATCTGCTGTCTCGACCTCTCGACCAATAACATTTGTTTCTGCTTTCCAGAATGGTATTAATGAGTCATTGTCTGATATATTCAGCAAAGATTGCTATCATGGTTATTGTCTTCGGTACCTTGGTGAGAAATTATATAAGGATCTGCATGGGAGGTTTTCACATGAAGCAAGGCGTCTTTTGATCCAAGATTTATATGCTGCTGCTTATGCTCCAAAAGTGGAGGATTTCGAGCGCTGT
This DNA window, taken from Solanum lycopersicum chromosome 5, SLM_r2.1, encodes the following:
- the LOC101244189 gene encoding uncharacterized protein, giving the protein MAAKKIIAICQSGGEFVTNNEDGSLSYMGGNAHAVDIDENTNVDAFKQELTDTLKFNVDRMAIKYFLPGNKKKLITVSKDKDLQRMVNFFKDSEQVEVFVVAEGVGAPNVSNMLASRTTMSETALSPATPVDLTNRDSQLVVDAPLDILPSSNDDKHRRAATQWENTITGVDQRFCSFTEFREALHKYSIAHGFTYKYKKNDSHRVTVKCKSEGCPWRIYASRLATTQLICIKKMNKNHTCEGAAVKAGYRATRGWVGNIIKEKLKFSPNYKPKDIATDIEREYGIHLNYSQAWRAKEIAREQLQGSYKEAYSQLPSFCEKIVETNPGSLATFATKEDSSFHRLFVSFHASIYGFQQGCRPLLFLDNTVLYAKYQGTLLAAVGVDGNDGVFPVAFAVVDEETDDNWHWFLSELKSAVSTSRPITFVSAFQNGINESLSDIFSKDCYHGYCLRYLGEKLYKDLHGRFSHEARRLLIQDLYAAAYAPKVEDFERCVENIKAISPDAYSWVVRSDPDHWANALFGGARYDHMTTNFGQLFRDWVSDVSEFPITQMVDALRGRMMELNYTRRVDSNQWLTRLTPSMEEKLQDETSKAISLQVLHSHESTFEVRGQAVDIVDIDNWDCTCKAWQLNGLPCCHAIAVLECLGRSPYDYCSRYYTTESYRLTYSESINPIPLLEKSVIAEVDVEIMVSPPPTKRPPGRPKMKQPDTVDILKRQLQCSKCKGLGHNKKTCEKVNKIDGSDPLLLTGAVVAEEPEVTA